The Spirochaetota bacterium genomic sequence CATCGGCCCGTGAATCCTCCGCGAAGTCGAGGTCCATCAAAAGCTCGTTGCCGACATATCCCACCGATACCGCCGCCACGGCGCTCCTGATCGGATCCCTGTCTATGAGGCCTTCTCCTATCATGCGCCGGACCGCCCGGGCCAGGGCTATATATCCCCCGGTGATTGCAGCCGTGCGGGTACCCCCATCCGCCTGAAGGACGTCGCAATCCACGGTGATGAGGCAGTTCTTCATCGCGGTAAGATCGACGGAGCTGCGGAGGGCCCGCGCGATGAGGCGCTGTATTTCCACTGCCCGGCCGTCCCTCCGGAAGAGGTCCCTTCCCGTCCGTCGGGGCGTCGAGTATGGCAAGAGGGAATACTCAGCCGTGATCCAGCCTGTTCCGCGGTTCACGGCATGGTCCGGCACATCGGCGCTTACGCTGGCAGCGCAGATCACCCTGGTGTTCCCCATTTCAAAAAGTGCCGAACCATATGCGCCGGGGCAAAAATCCGTTGTAACGCGAGGGTCCCTGAGCCGGCCGTTATTTCTCCCGTTCGATCTCATTCTCTTTTTCTTCTTCCATTTTATTTTGTCTCTTGAACACCATGATCTCCTCGAGATCGTCAGTCTTCTTTTGAATAATCTTTTGATAGGGTTTGTAATCCTTGGTCGTCTTGAATTCATTGACGGCACCGTCGATGTCGTCACCGACGTAAGACTTAATGCCCCTCTCATAGTGGAATTCGCCTTTTTTCGGTCCTCGATGGTAACGACCTTCGGTATCAACTTGAAGGAAACTGAGCAACGCGACCATGCAAATCGGAATTATCCGGCA encodes the following:
- the rph gene encoding ribonuclease PH — translated: MRSNGRNNGRLRDPRVTTDFCPGAYGSALFEMGNTRVICAASVSADVPDHAVNRGTGWITAEYSLLPYSTPRRTGRDLFRRDGRAVEIQRLIARALRSSVDLTAMKNCLITVDCDVLQADGGTRTAAITGGYIALARAVRRMIGEGLIDRDPIRSAVAAVSVGYVGNELLMDLDFAEDSRADVDMNVVMDGQSNIIEVQGTAEKKSFTKKQLDSMIQLAEEGINELMRIQKEHI